From one Pristis pectinata isolate sPriPec2 chromosome 12, sPriPec2.1.pri, whole genome shotgun sequence genomic stretch:
- the LOC127576596 gene encoding gastrula zinc finger protein XlCGF49.1-like: MDPLQCPDCGKHFKRSSDLLRHQRDHSGERPFTCSDCGRGFTRSANLLTHQRVHTGERPFTCPECGKGFTRSSNMEIHRRLHTGERPFTCSECGKGFTRSSNLVIHRQVHTGERPFTCSECGKGFIRSSELVMHQRIHTGERPFTCPVCGKGFTQSSDLRRHRRVHTRERLHICSECGKGFIYTYKLVTHQRRVHPGVWSPPVLAPRRDSLSHSTR, encoded by the coding sequence ATGGACCCACTTCAATGCCCCGACTGCGGCAAACACTTCAAGCGATCCAGTGACCTACTGAGACACCAGCGGGATCAcagcggggagaggccgttcacctgcagTGACTGTGGGAGGGGGTTCACTCGCTCGGCCAACCTGCTGACccaccagcgggtccacaccggggagaggcccttcacctgccctgagtgcgggaaggggttcaccCGCTCGTCCAACATGGAGATACACCGGCGgcttcacaccggggagaggccatttacctgctccgagtgcgggaagggattcacccgCTCATCTAACCTGGTGATACACCGGCAggtccacaccggggagaggccgttcacctgctcggaGTGCGGGAAGGGCTTCATTCGGTCGTCTGAGCTTGTGATGCACCAGCGGatccacaccggggagaggccgttcacctgccctgtgtgcgggaaggggttcactcAGTCCTCTGACCTGCGGAGACACCGGCGGGTTCACACCAGGGAGCGGCTGCAcatctgctccgagtgtgggaagggatttatTTACACGTACAAACTGGTGACCCACCAGCGGCGGGTCCACCCTGGGGTGTGGAGTCCACCTGTTCTGGCTCCGAGAAGGGATTCGCTCAGTCATTCCACCCGCTGA